The window ATTGTGCCTGATCTGACATTTTTCCAAATGATCCAATTGCAAGcatgagttgtttttttgtttttttttttgtgtgtctgttgtttaGTGGGGTTAAAAGCTTCAGAAATTCCCCTCAGCTCTATAAAAACACAGCTCGATATTTTTCAATGCTAACAGGAGTTTGATTGTAAACTTCGatcaaaacatgcaaattcttGGTTTTAACTCTTTCAGTAAACATGTCTTCCCAGTATGCAGCGATGCCCTGACTCACAAATACAAGGGCTTCACCGTGATGAACGAGGACGAGCGGTACGATGCCGTCAGACACTGCCGCTACGTGGATGAGGTGGTGCGGAACGCGCCGTGGACGTTAACACCGGAGTTCCTCGCAAAGCATCGCGTGAGTGGATGGCGCAGAAAAATCCCAGAGTTCACAGTCAAAGCAgctttttgttcttcttttcgGTAGTATTTTCCGATCGAAAGCTTCTCTGTTGACGCATGTTGTGACCTTTGCAGATTGACTTTGTGGCCCATGACGACATCCCATACTCCTCAGCGGGCAGCGACGACGTGTACAAGCACATTAAAGAAGCCGGTGAGCGCGATTTTCACACCTTCTTCACCTTGACTGAAACAGTCAATATTTCCTCATCGATTTAAATAAACATCTGTATCGaactgaagtcttttttttggcGCCCGTTgccttctgtctctctcaggCATGTTTGCTCCCACGCAGCGGACAGAGGGCATCTCCACCTCCGATATCATCACCCGCATCGTCCGGGATTACGACGTGTACGTCAGACGCAACCTGCAGCGAGGATATACAGCCAAGGAGCTCAACGTCAGCTACATCAACGTAGGGAATTCAAGTGTTGGCTTTCCTGCATTTTGGACGATTTGATGTAAATTAACCATCCTGAGCGCACTGACGATGAATTGGGATTGAGATTAAAGTGTTAAACAGAAGCAACAAAGCTAAtcaagagaggagcagaaactgGAGGGATGATTAAAGTCTGGGTATAAAAATCAGTCCTGTCTGGTTGAAGGGAGtcttttgttgtaaatgggACCTTTGAGTGCGACGTCACGTCACGCTGTGCGTGTTCGGGGATTTTTCCACCAGCCTGAGTTGCCCTGTTCCCGGACTGTGAAAAAATGTGATGTTCTACATTTCCACTGCTTGTGTCACACCAGTGCACAGCCTGCCTGCACCGCAGTGGAACAGCTGATCACGGTTGCTGGGGAAaccgcaccccccccccacagcggGCAAGAAGtgtaactgtgtttttttttgtttttgttttgtttttgtttttccaggagAAGAAGTACCACCTGCAGGAACGCGTGGACAAGGTGAAGAAGAAGGTGCGCGACGTGGAGGAGAAGAGCAAGGAGTTCGTCCAGAAAGTGGAGGAGAAGAGCATCGACCTGATCCAGAAGTGGGAGGAGAAATCCCGGGAGTTCATCGGCAACTTCCTGCAGATGTTTGGGCCCGAGGGAGCTCTGGTGAGGAGACGCTCTTCTCTGCTTGAGCTGCAATCGCTTTTTAATCAGGAAGATTATGAATGTTTGGCATTATCGGCGTCACTCCGGCTGGTGTTTATCAACAGAAGCTGCAGTGCGACTATTAGCTCCATGTTTTCATGGTCTGACCTCAAGCCGTTGAACTCacaagtcagattttttttttttttttgtaaaagcagAACTGTACAAGATTaacaacaatgaaatgaaactcATAAAAAGTGACGCACAAGAGGAGAGCTTTCTTTGAAACAGCCGGCTTGTTTGCACTCTTATACAACTAAAACTGCAAATATGCgactttattaaaaacaaatatatcCAGACGCCAATGCAAGATATAAATTATTGCATCATCATCTGTTGATGTTGGTCGTGTAGGAAACATTCAGCAGAGTCGAAGTTCAAAGAGGgattaaaacatttctgaacgAGGCAGAAAGATGTGAAAATTCATCTGCTGTCCCTTTACAACAGTCAGAATGTTGAATCGATCCAGCACTGTTTGGGATTCCTGCTGGATCTTCTCAAAATAGCAACTCCACAGAATGAACATTTTGTCCTAGAGGAGAATGAAATTACTCTGGAGAGCGACCCGGATCATGCGGTAGGCTGTTTGATTGTTAATCTCTCTGACAGTCAGGGAaaaggtgtgtgcgtgtgtgcgagCCACACTCCCAGTGTGCTCACCTGACCGCGCCACGCCTCTGTTACATAACGTGTTAATGACAGAACTGAAGCTTGTCCCAGtctctccagcctccatccagcctgttTGGTCCTGGAGATGTCCTCAGGAATGTGGGCTTGTGTCTTTTAAAAATTCTTTGCCACTAAATCCCAGGACTTGCTGTTTTCCACCTCACAgcctcttttgtttgtttccacatgAAAAGACGACGACGTGCACACTTTCTGTGCCCCGCTAGCCTCCCGCCGTGCTTCGTTCTTTGCGTTCTGTTGGAGTGATTCTTCCTTCGTGTCTTCCCGCCACAGAAGCACATGCTGAAGGAAGGGAAGGGCCGCATGCTGCAGGCCATCAGCCCCCGGCAGAGCCCCAACAGCAGCCCCACCCGCGAGGAgcgctccccctcccccaccttcCGCCTCCCGTTCTTCTCCAAAACCTCGCCGCCCCCCTCGCCTCCCCCCCACCACAGCGGCGCCCGCGGCTTCCTCATCAgcgaggacgacgacgacgacgacaacgacgacgaagaagaagacgaaAACTAGACCTGCTTCGAAACGTCAGTAGAGCTGTGAGGCAGCGTGTTTCATCCAGCCCCCgtctcattattattattatgatttttttttccccccctaaaTGATGGTTTTTACTTTGAGGTTCAGCACTTCATGGTCACTacagcagctgcttctgtttttaaCTCCCAGCCCTCACCCTCCCCGCCgctcatttcagtttgtttgaaaaGTCAGTTCCTTTTTATCTCTGTTACTCATCTCACTTGGGAATATTTTCAGGTGTTACTCTCACTGCACTTTCTCGGTTGACCTTGTTCGGAGTTGGGGTTTCGTCCGTGGCTTTAGAGGTGGGGCATGAAGGTTTTTCGCTCATGTGTGGATCAGCAGCTGTAGTTCAGGTGAAGGAGAGCTGAGCCGAGACGCTGAAGATCAGAGGGACGACTGCCGGCGCAGGGCAGAACAGTGAACTCTTGGAGCGGTCTGCTCGTACTCTGCAGGCACTAAtatcaaaacgtttttttaaaaaaaaaagaaaaaaaaaaaggaaaaaagagcaGGGAAACTCCAGATGAGAGAAAATCTGGTGTGAGTCTGACTATAGATGCATTAAAGGAGTAATAATCGGCCTTTCCTGTCGTTTGTGCGCGGGCCCGCCTGCACTGGGACCCCCTCCgcctgtttcagtgtgtgtgtgtgtgtgcatgcagtgtCTGTGTGAGCAAGCACTTACATCAGCATGCGTCGGTCGTCTCGATTCCTCATCCGCGCGCGGCGATTAGATGTGCTTTCGATATGTTTGTCTGCGGACAAGAAGTCTCAGATCAGACGCCTGTCACTGGTGCAAAAGAACATAGACTTAAATGTTGATGTAGAAATGCTTATTTTTGTAGATTTTATTTCAGTCTGAGCTGAGAATCAACACGAGcaagagtttttcctttttcttttttttgtaaagcagCTCTGGGCCTGTAGGGACAATACTAATTTCTGTTCACATGTGACAATAACTGAAAGTATTGAAACGTCAGAGATCGGTTTAATAACTCACCACGGAGTGTTCAGTTCGGGTTAGAAGCACAATATTGGTTTCTCTTTCATGAATACAGCCTCCTCACTGGCAGCACACTAAGACGGCAAAGTGAACCAGGCCATCCTGAAAGTGACAACTCTaccactggattttttttttttttttttttaaactttggaTCCGATTCAGACAACTCCTCAAGAGTGGCTTCCTGAGATCAGAACGCGAAGTCTGAGGTTCATGTCAAGACTTTCTGAACAGAGCTGTTGttgctgcactgtgtgtgtgtgtgtgtgtgtgtgtgtttagtgtttgagtgtgtgtcctgcatCTCCACTGATAAAGCATGTGTTGTATCTCCTCTCTAAAATCGCAGATGATTTCCAGATGTAATGCTTCTCTGTTGGGCAGCTCCTGACACAGTCGGATCGATCCGTTCAGGGTTCGGCTTCTCAAAAGTTCAAATCGTTTTCCTGCTTCTTGTTCCTCTGGATCTAATCTCATTTTCAAGGTTGAGGAACTCCCACAGCTGTTCAGTCACAGTGTTTGACATGATCCAAGCAGAACCGTTGTCGTTTCCTGACCAGACTTTGGTGCTAAAGCTAAAGGAAGCCTCGACTTGATTCTTGAggagtcttttctttttaagccAATGTGGACGTTTCAGTGAAGCAAGGCGGGAAACCAGCGAAGGCCACTTCTAACTAATGAGGCATACAAATGTTTTTAACAACTGTTTTAGTCATATCTAGTTTTACTGTTTGGGGttatcttttgtttgttttacgttCTGGATGTAGAAGGAAAGCAAGACGAGAAAAATTGTATTAAAACATGTTGGCCAAAGTACttttttttgaccttttgtgtCCTGTGGTTTTATGTCACTGCAGATCTTTCTGGGTTCTATGTTTTATTATCAGAGCTGATTCAAGCAGTTTACTTCCATTCCCGTTGTTTCCTTTCAATATGATTTTAGATATTCATGGATGAAATCTGGATGTTACCAAGAGGCAGAGTCAAAACAGCAGAGATGAAACTACCAGCAATCAGAGCGCCGTCTTATTGGAGAGGAGCTGAAGTTACTCTCAGGGTGCTAAGTGGTCACAGGTACAGTAGATATAAGCTCATGTTACAGTGGAATGAGTTCAGGAGTAATGCGAGTTCTAATTTAGAGTCACTACTTGCTGTCAAACATGTTTGACTGGAGGCAGAAACCCAGCTaagctcagggagaacatgtaaactccaacTATGGACCTTCGCCAACTACTATTTCCTCAGTAACTGTTAATTTATGGCAAACTGATGAGCTTGACGATACTTAAAACAGCACACTACCTCCATGCTGAAAGTGATATTCAAATCATTAGTATTTCAGCTTAAAAACTTAAACATTTTATATTCAGGTATTTGCTTTGTCACACAAAGagaatctttaaaaaataagaatttgATAGGGATGGTTTAATTCCAAGACCTTTGGTTTTACAAAGGAAGTCAATTAAAGATGACAGTTTCAGAATCCAAAGGTGACAATGTTTAGAGCTTAGTTTGTATTTAATAGCAGCTCTTTGAAACATTAACTAGTGTCGAAAGgtcgagggaaaaaaaacagcccagACTTTGACACCGCACACCCACTCTTTTGAAACAGTATCGAGAGGAAGCGGTGGTCCGGTTCAACCCAGACCACCTGAAATAACAGTCAAACGAAAACAAACGCACGCAGAGCGGGGACGACTTGGTTACATAGTCAGATTTTATTGGACAGAACGGTCACCAGGGCTACAAACATGAAGAAGCAGACAGTGGCGAAGCAAACGCCAGGGGGAGACCTCACCTCACTGCAAACACTGCCGGGGCCTGATCTGActcagaagaaagaagaagaaacatttcAGGTATTTGGGTCACAAGAAGCTCATCGGGATGACGCGAAAACCTCCAACTGTCTGGAATGTTGACGTTTGTTTGGATCTTCGACCGTTTCTTTGACTGAGTAGCAGAGTGGAACAATGGTAGAAAATGAAGAATATACCggagaaaatacaaatacaagGATCTTTACTATTTCTTGCTCTGTTGACTGGAAAATATTGCGATTGAAATGAACTTTTCCCAAAAAAACAGATCAGATATCAATTGTTTTAAAGGGCGGACTCTGAGACAGAGGTTGAGAAGAAGGGACGATAGCGGGATTCATTGTAAACCACAACAGCTACAAACCATCTTGTGTGAGAAACTCTTAGGACAACGTAGAACCTCTACAGTGACTGGAGAGCAGATCGTGGAGCAATAACACTGAATAAACGCAACAGAGCGCCCCTTCAAGCCTCCAGCCCCCCCCAGGACCCCCCCGCATcacttgtctttttctttcgGACACCAGTTTACATTTTGACTCACTACGAGATATATACGATACAATGGGTTCACATTTTGCATATATCTGTGCATTATAccatatttattcttttttttttaatccttttttattttaaacaatgtaAATTCAATCTCCAACACCTAGttaggaggggggggggggggggggggtgatgggggggCGGTGGGAGAGAAGTGATGATCGGGATCGAGGGGACAAGAGAGGACAAAGTAGGGGGGAgggacagaagaaaaaaatcttaacaGGATAGATAGTGGGGTGGGGGAGTGGTCTGTTCGCTGCCTGATGGGGGTTCGACCTTAGCAGCGGGTCTCGTAGATGCCGGAGCGGCCGATGTACCGCACCCATTTGATGACGTCGTGGTCACTGTAGTTCAGCTTGGACTCAAACACCTTCAAGTAGCGCACCTTCAGGCCAGACGGGGCGAAAGGAACCTGTGGGGAGCAGAGCGGGACGGTGAGGGCGAGCGGGGGCCTGTCGGGAGCCGCAGAGATCAGATCAGAACCGTCTGAGATGAGGAAATGAAAAGGCCTCAGCCGGGGAGCGTGTTAATCACTGCTGTTGTTCCTGATGTTTTCACAATCACAATACGGCGACCCGTCTTAGTGGGAAGGAAAGTCGAGTTCTGTTTTGAAGCTACGCTCGTCTAGAGGCAGTTTTCAGATGTGCAGTACCTCAAAGTTCATAGAGATGGGAGGCCTGGCCCATTTCTTCTTATCGTTGGTAGGCAGCAGCTCGATCTCAGCGCTGATCTGAGACTCCTTCATCCCGGCCATGCGTTTGAtcctacacacaaacacaaacacacacagacaacattTCAAAACCGCTTGCAAAGACACattgagaaataaatgtgttgCAAAAGGCAGCAGAACTGCAGACGCGAGGTTAAGCAAACAGTCAGGAGGCTGTTCGCCACCGGCTGGACGGACAGCAGAGTTTCCAGTTCAAACAGACGCGACTCACTTCCAGACGATGGCGTTCTCACTGGCCTTGTATTTGGCTTTTCCCTTCATACAAATCACCTGCACACCACTGGTGTTGAGTGGTGTTGGGATGCGCacctgaagagaagaagagggacCAAACTTGaaatgttcttaaaaaaaaaaaaaaaagtcttaaagaAAAATTATATTACATATATATTTTAGACACAGAAAACGATATAAAGAAAGCTGACCTCTATCTTCTGAGCCAGCAGAGAGGGCTTGAAGTTGGACTTGATGACCACCTTAACCTCCAGTTTGGTGCGGCCAACCTCCCTGACCAGAGGAATAACCCGGAACGGCAGGATGATGTCCTTAGTGGTGCGATATCTGCAGAAACGGGGAAACCGGACGACAAAACTGAGACAAGACTGTTGACCTGCTGAGATGAACTCAGCAGCTACATTTTCTGGTCATTTTTGGAGTTTTGAACGGAGTAAATTATTAAGAGACTGAAGGCTCTTGTCTGGCCTTTGGGTCAGGCTTGAACTGCTCCACAAACAAACCAGAGGTCAGTTaaaagtggagcagagaggaaaaaagagagataaTTCTGTATCGCCCTTGAAAGAAAAGTCCAACCCTTTTTAATACCGCCCTTTGACAGGCCTTCATTCACAGAGTAAACGACAAACAGCAAAAACTATCATCCTACCAATTATATTTATGGTATTTATGAAGCCACTATTGTTCTATAATATGACAAAAAATAGTTTTTACTTCTTtgcaatcctttttttttatattactccaaacaagacagaaaagcGTCTAGTCGAGAACAAACAAAAGCTCTGTGATGAAAACGTTGGACAGGACTTTTATTTGATCAAAATAGTTCGACGCACAGAACCTGCGGTGCCAGAGGAGGAGTTAATTCAGTTACTATTGAAACAACGTTTTCAATATGTGTGTGCGCTTCTAACGGCGAGAGAATGATCAGTTCTAACAGTGAATGAATTCTGAAACCAAGCCGTTCGGGCCGTTTCTACTGACCTCATGAGCTCGTACTCTCCGTCAGGAGGGATGAAGCTGATGCTGCGCTCAGAGTCAAACTTACTGAGCCGCACGCACTGGTGGAAAGTGCAGTCATCGATGGCTATGGACTGCTTCCCGCTGTCATCAGAAAGAAACGGCAGAAAAATACACAGGAGATGAAGAGAACAGCCCAGAAATATTTTTTGTGGACAGAATACATCCCCCCCGACTACACAAAACTACAACTCTCCCTTCGaccaaagaaagaaacatcaaatcatgagaacacacagaaacacggCTGCTAGTACCAAGACATGTGCACCTGGTCGGGGTTAATGTTGCTATTCGGTACTCGACAAATCACACTCCATGTTAGGGTGTTTGGGTGAGGGGTTAAAGGTCAAGCAGGTGGGTGTGGGCTGATAAAACAAATGAACCAGTCTACGAAAAAGGAGACGAAACACCAGGCAGAACAACCAAAGAAAGGAACAAGGCATGTTTCGTTTGTGTTGAGTGTGTGGGGAGCCACAGTGGATGAGATGTACACCGAGGGGCTgacgcgtgtgcgtgtgtgtgtgtgtgtgtatcagtgtgtgggTGGGGTGAGGACACTTCAGCACAGTACCTTCCTCCCCCTAAATCACTGAGGTACAGCACatagaaaagaaagagagggaaagaaaggagagatgcatccaaaggaaagaaaaaaaaaatgaaaataaattgtaAAGCTTGTCTTGTTgaaaacaacaagacaacagtGATAAACACAGACATCGGGCTAACAGACAGCGGCCTCGAAACTCAACAAT of the Salarias fasciatus chromosome 18, fSalaFa1.1, whole genome shotgun sequence genome contains:
- the pcyt1aa gene encoding choline-phosphate cytidylyltransferase A encodes the protein MEAQSSSGLLVSRKRRRDGSNGEPEDGERLGKVPRCTVGLRHPAPFADELMPADAKPYERVGMEEAKRGTPPDRPVRVYADGIFDVFHSGHARALMQAKCLFPNTHLIVGVCSDALTHKYKGFTVMNEDERYDAVRHCRYVDEVVRNAPWTLTPEFLAKHRIDFVAHDDIPYSSAGSDDVYKHIKEAGMFAPTQRTEGISTSDIITRIVRDYDVYVRRNLQRGYTAKELNVSYINEKKYHLQERVDKVKKKVRDVEEKSKEFVQKVEEKSIDLIQKWEEKSREFIGNFLQMFGPEGALKHMLKEGKGRMLQAISPRQSPNSSPTREERSPSPTFRLPFFSKTSPPPSPPPHHSGARGFLISEDDDDDDNDDEEEDEN